Sequence from the Blastocatellia bacterium genome:
AAGACCAGCAGCGACAACAACTCGCGGGCGTGCTACGAGAACTGGAAACACCCCGCACAGAGGCATTGACCTTCACCGATATTTTCTTTGATCGCGGGGGGAACTAAACCAGAGAAAGGGAGCAAGAGCATGCGAACGATACTCGGTATCATTGCCGCTGGTGGAATCATCGGCGGTTGCCTTTTGGGGTGGTCCCGGGCAACAGCGGTTCTCGCTGGGCAGGCCGGGCGACCAACGAAGGCGACCGAGCAACTGCGATCGCGAACGGGTGTGGATCGCCCTGCTCCGGTTCCGGCCGAGCGCCCGGAAGCGCCAGGTCCCCTGCAGGAGCAAAGTTTGCTCGCGCAACCACAGGCCCAGACTCCGGTGCTCAATCGTATGGCGATCATTCGCCTGCTCAATCTCTCACCGGAGCAACTACGACGCATCCAGGACGTTCGCCGACGTCTCGGCCCCCATCTCGAGAAAGCCCGTCAAGAGGTGGAGGATCGCCGGGATGCTCTCCGCGAAGCCACCTATGGCGAAACATTCAATCCCTCCCTCGTCGAACAACGCCTTCGAGAGCTGATCGAGGCGCAAAGCGAACTGATTCGCCTGGAGACTCAACTGGAGATTGAATTTCGCAACGTGCTGACTCCCGAACAGCTCGCCGAGTTCCGCAAGATTCGAGACGAAGAACTCGCCATTCGTCGCATGCGTCGGGAAGCCCGCGAGCGAGAACGGCGGCTTCAGGAGCGGTTGCGACGGGCACTTCAGCGACCGCCGCAGATGTAGCGTAGAGTTTCAAGTTTGACAAAGAACGACAGGCTGGAAAGCTCGTGTCCCTCCTGCTCCAGCGCAGAGCTGAACCTTCCGCTCCCCTTCGTACCCAGACGGTCTAGCCTCAGTTGACCGATCGGTTTTACTCCCTGGCCCGAGCGGCCTCGATCCGCTGAATCTATGTGCCGAGCCTCTCGGCTTGACGCCTGAATCTTCCATCGGCGATATTAGACCCTTGATCGCAACTTCCGGGGAGTCTGCAACCGGGACGGGAATGAACATCCTTAAACTCATCCTCTATGAGCTTCAAGAGGGGACGGTGCTGGCCTGGCGGGCATTCGCCG
This genomic interval carries:
- a CDS encoding Spy/CpxP family protein refolding chaperone, which translates into the protein MRTILGIIAAGGIIGGCLLGWSRATAVLAGQAGRPTKATEQLRSRTGVDRPAPVPAERPEAPGPLQEQSLLAQPQAQTPVLNRMAIIRLLNLSPEQLRRIQDVRRRLGPHLEKARQEVEDRRDALREATYGETFNPSLVEQRLRELIEAQSELIRLETQLEIEFRNVLTPEQLAEFRKIRDEELAIRRMRREARERERRLQERLRRALQRPPQM